From the Agromyces laixinhei genome, the window TACGCGATCGCCAAGTTCGTCTTCCCCGGCAAGAAGATCGCGGTCGGGGTCATCATGGGCGGCCTGCTCCTGCCCGTCGCGCTGCTGACGGTGCCGCTCTACCTCGAGTTCCATGCGCTCGGTCTCGTCGACACCCCGTGGGCGATCATCATCCCGTCGGCGGTCTCGCCGTTCGGGGTGTTCCTCGGCATCGTCTACGCGCAGGACGCCGTGCCGACAGAACTCCTCGAAGCGGCACGCATCGACGGTGCCGGCGAGATCCGCATCTTCTTCACGATCGTGCTGCGCCTGCTGGCTCCCGCGATGGTGACGATCTTCCTGTTCATCTTCGTCGCCACCTGGAACAACTTCCTGCTGCCGCTGTTGATGGTCTCGTCGCCGGAACTCAAGCCCGTCACGCTCGGCCTCTTCGGCATGATGAGCTACTTCGCACCGGCCAAGGGTGCGGTGATGCTGGGCGCACTGCTCGGCGTCATCCCGCTGATCATCCTCTTCTTCAGCCTGCAGCGGTTCTGGCGCTCCGGCCTTGCCTCCGGTGCGGTCAAGGGCTGATCTCAGTCCACCTCTGGAGCACGAGAGCGGGCCCGCGGCGCGGGCCCGCTCTCGTGTCGTGGGGTCAGGATCCGATGAACTCCTCGATCTCGCCCAGTTCGGGCTCGTCGCGCACCTCGACCGCGCTGCCGAGGTGTTCGAGATCGAGCACGCGCACCGTGTTGCGCCCCGCGCGCCAGAGCGGTGCAGGGGCGTACAGGGTCGTCTGCGGGCC encodes:
- a CDS encoding carbohydrate ABC transporter permease, which produces MTTEAIIESAKPRVRKAAADRPPKSELPSPLARVLGIAVLAVATIYFVAPVLWVMIASTKSNSDLTSTFGFWFAEWNLQANYESLMVWTQGLFWQWVGNSIFYSVTAGVIGTLFAVMAGYAIAKFVFPGKKIAVGVIMGGLLLPVALLTVPLYLEFHALGLVDTPWAIIIPSAVSPFGVFLGIVYAQDAVPTELLEAARIDGAGEIRIFFTIVLRLLAPAMVTIFLFIFVATWNNFLLPLLMVSSPELKPVTLGLFGMMSYFAPAKGAVMLGALLGVIPLIILFFSLQRFWRSGLASGAVKG